A window from Gammaproteobacteria bacterium encodes these proteins:
- the rplI gene encoding 50S ribosomal protein L9: MQVILLDKIAKLGGLGDKVSVKSGFARNFLLPQGKAVFASKENIAKFEERRAELEAKLAANLAAAQTRAEKVAALSNVVISSVSGDEGKLFGSIGTRDIADAVSAAGVEVVKSEVRLSEGALRHTGEFEVVLHLHAEVNATVTIEIVAE; encoded by the coding sequence ATGCAAGTTATTTTACTTGATAAGATTGCTAAGCTTGGTGGTTTAGGCGACAAGGTTTCTGTGAAATCTGGTTTCGCTCGTAACTTCCTTTTACCGCAAGGTAAAGCTGTTTTTGCAAGCAAAGAAAACATCGCTAAGTTCGAAGAACGTCGCGCTGAGTTAGAAGCTAAATTAGCTGCTAACCTAGCTGCTGCTCAAACCCGTGCTGAAAAAGTTGCTGCGTTATCAAACGTTGTAATTTCTTCTGTATCTGGTGACGAAGGTAAGCTATTCGGTTCTATCGGTACTCGTGATATCGCTGATGCAGTTTCTGCTGCTGGCGTTGAAGTTGTTAAGAGCGAAGTTCGTCTTTCTGAAGGCGCACTACGTCACACTGGCGAATTCGAAGTTGTACTTCATCTACACGCTGAAGTAAATGCAACTGTTACTATTGAAATCGTAGCTGAGTAA
- a CDS encoding CBS domain-containing protein, with amino-acid sequence MTNRFIKMDGMQTIREAIEVMKREKCDVIIVNKRDPHDAYGILLLQDIAKQVIAKDRAPERVNIYEVMAKPLISVPPQMDIRYCARLFENFDLHYTPVVEKEEILGVIGYQELVLHQLTNDC; translated from the coding sequence ATGACCAATCGTTTCATTAAAATGGACGGTATGCAGACAATTCGTGAAGCCATTGAGGTAATGAAACGTGAAAAGTGCGATGTTATTATTGTTAATAAACGCGACCCACATGACGCCTATGGCATCTTGCTTCTGCAAGATATTGCCAAGCAAGTGATTGCCAAGGATCGTGCGCCCGAACGGGTCAATATTTATGAAGTAATGGCTAAACCCCTGATCAGCGTACCGCCGCAAATGGATATTCGCTATTGCGCGCGATTATTCGAAAATTTCGACCTGCATTATACCCCTGTGGTAGAAAAAGAAGAGATCTTAGGGGTGATTGGTTATCAAGAGCTCGTCTTACATCAACTAACCAATGACTGTTAA
- a CDS encoding P-II family nitrogen regulator codes for MHFKLIIAFVDDNTTDLIMDAAREAGATGATIINNARGEGIQQPKTFFGLTLDEPRDVILFIVEEHLSRHILEKIYQVGQFDKKPGSGIAIQIDVEDAVGVSHQINRLSETVEKEL; via the coding sequence ATGCATTTTAAATTAATCATCGCCTTCGTTGATGACAACACCACGGATCTCATTATGGATGCGGCACGAGAGGCAGGAGCAACCGGTGCTACTATTATTAATAACGCCAGAGGAGAAGGTATTCAACAACCTAAAACCTTCTTTGGTTTAACCTTAGATGAGCCTCGTGATGTCATCTTATTTATTGTCGAAGAACATTTAAGTCGCCATATTTTGGAAAAAATTTATCAAGTTGGTCAATTTGATAAAAAACCAGGATCTGGCATAGCAATCCAAATTGATGTCGAAGATGCCGTCGGCGTTAGTCATCAAATTAATCGACTAAGCGAAACTGTGGAGAAAGAATTGTGA